Part of the Candidatus Chlorohelix allophototropha genome, GAGGTAAATATGCCTTCAAAAGACTTTACAGGTGCAATGAATCGTCAACGCTCATCGCTGGCTAATGGTACAGGTCAGGGACGTTTGGGTGTGGTAGGAGAAATTGCAAACCCGGTTCGGGATGAATTGGAACGCGCATCGGAGAATCTGCCTGTTCAGGAAATCTCCCTCGATCGGTTACATGATAACCCTTTCCAAGAACTGGCACGCCCGATTATTGACGAAACAGCCTTACAGGAACTAGTCAATTCAATCCGGCAGAACGGTTTCTATGGGGCATTGCTGGCAAGACAAAAGCGGGGCGCAGGTGACGAGTACGAACTTGCTTACGGTCATAGGCGGCGAGAAGCTGCTAGGCGCGCCGGGTTAGCAACCTTGCCGGTTAAGGTTATCGAGTTGAGCGATGCCCAAATGGCACGCATTATGGCAAGCGAAAACTTTTCCCGCGAGGATTTAACCCCACTTGGAGAAGCTAACATTATCGGATACCTTTATACTAGCCAGAATTTATCTGCCGAAGCAGTAGCAGAAACAGTGGGTAAAGGTCGCGGATGGGTACAGACTCGTTTAGCGCTATATCAAGCTCCCCAAGATGTGAAGCAGATGGTTGAAACCAAGCCGGAAACCATGAGCCACGCCAAGCTGTTAGCGCAGGTTAATGACCTGAAAAAGCGCGCTTTATTCATTAAAGATATTCTGGAAAACAACCTTACCGTTGAACAGTTAAGGGAAAAGCTACAGGATAAAAAACCTTCCCAGCCTCACATTGATAATAATTTCACAAGCAGCATCACTGATGCAGATAGTGATATTAATCACAATGTTTCACGTGAAAGCAACCGTGACCCTCTACTTGAGCGCGATTCCACTCTGCGCCGCCTCGATAAGCTAGCGTCTCGCTTTGAATTGCATGTTGCCGAAAGAAATTACAAGCTCGCAGAGGACGAAATTAGTTATCTAGAAGAAATTGTAGAGCGTTTGAACACTCTTCTAAGCAAGCTGAAATGACCGAAGCAGAACTAAAAAAAATCATTGCACAGGATGAAGCCCTGACTGTTGAGTTCAAACTGGATAGTGAAAAGCAACAGGCTCTGGCAGAAGTGCTGGGTGCAATGGCAAATTCGATAGGTGGGTGGTTGCTGGTAGGGGTTAATGACAGCGGTAAAATTGTGGGAGTCACTCGCCCCAAGATGATAATAGACCGCTTGTATTCCGCCGCTGCCACAATTGAACCACCTCTGCATGGACGCATAAAAGTGGAAAGCGTAGATACAAAGGATGGGATGGTAGTAGCTGCCTATGTGCCGGAGGGATTACTTGCCATCCACTCGGTAGCAGGCGTTTACCGCTTAAGAATAGGTTCATACAATAAAATCCTCACTTTTGATCAGGCACAAGCGCTAGCCTATCGGCGCGGTATCTTGCACTATGAGCAATCTTCAATCCAAACTCTGCGACTCGAAGACTTGAGGCAAGCCAGTATTGAAAGATATATGGAGCGGCGCTTGAGCGATTATGAGGACGGTTCATACGCCAATATGTCGCGTTTTGAAATATTGCGAAATCTGGGATGCGCAGTGGAAGAAAACGGTAAGCAATTGCCCAATGTTGCCGCTGCACTCTTTTTCAGTGGTACACCAGATTTATTTGTACCGGGCGCACAGATTATAGCAGCACGTTTTGCAGGAACCAATAGTGACCGAGTACTCGATCGTATAACCGTTCGCGGCACTCTACCTCAAATAATAGATACTACCGCCCGTTTTGTAGAAAAAAACATTCGTTATCGGGTGCAATTACCCGATACAGTAGGCGAAAGTATGGCAGCGCAGGATGTGCCAGAATATCCGGTTGCCGCCTATCGTGAAATGATTGTAAATATGGTGGCGCATCGCGACTACTATAATATTGTGCCTGCCCATCTTATGATTTTTGATGACCGAATAGTGGCAGAAAATCCCGGTGGATTGCTACCGGGGCTTTCACTAAAAACCCTAGAGAATCGCCACCGTCCACGCAACCCGCGTATAGTCGAAATGCTTCACACGATGGGCTATGTGGAAAGGTTCGGCAGTGGCATCGGGCGCATGCGCCGTGCTATGGAAGAAGCAAATTTACCCAAGCCAATTTTCGAAGCGGACGAAAATTATTTTCGAGTGACTCTACAAAATAGCTCCCTCTTTGTGCAGGAAACCACTACTGTCCAGCCTTTCCCCACCCGAAAGAAACCTTCCGCTCCCCCTGACCCTGCCGAAATCAGCCTGCATGAAAAAGCATTGCTCCAGAAAATGCCGTTGGCACGACTCAAACATCGCCAAAAAGAAGTTCTAAGATACCTTATCAGGAATGGCAAAATTAACAACACCACTTACCGGGAGATTTCCGGTTTATCGGTAGATGCCACGCTCAACGACCTGCGCGAATTGCTTGACCTCAAACTGATAATGAAAATTGGCACCACTGGTAGAGCGGTTTATTACATCCTGAATCCGAACCTCGATAAGGAATAAGGTTGGCTTAAGACCTGTATGCGAAATATTAAAAGCAATTTCCCTATTTCCGGTAACTAAAATGTAAGCTTTACCCCGCAAAGTGGAGATAGTAAAGCTAAAAGCAGACTACCGCCCACTGCGGAAGTACCTCAAATAGTGCCTTACATGGCTAGCTTGGCTGAGCAATTTATTTGCATCTAATAGGTTTGTCTGGTTTGCTATCTGGCAATGTGGAATCATTGCAAATATGCTGCCCGCCAAACCTCTTAAACCCGTGCAAGGTAGGCATATTTACCTCCCGGCATATATTTAGACCAATCAATAGCTCCGCCCTTACCTGTTCCAAGCGGTGCTGTAGCCTGTGGAACGACTGGTTCTGCATTCTGGCGTACTAATGTAACCAGATAGCCGACAGGGTTAGTCAGAGCAGGGTTATTCTCAACTCGTTGTCGAAGGTTATTAATGTAATGGCTATCACGTCCGTTGCTGGTAGCGAGGGTAGCAAGAGTACGAGCAACATCATGTTTAATTCCGGCTTTTCGCAATTCTTTTTCTACCTCAGTAATACTATTGTTTGTAGCCTCTTTCTCTTCCTCACTCTTCTTAGCATTAACAGTTTCAGCAACAACCTTTTCCGTCATGTTTGAATCTGATTCTTTTAAATATGATTCAACATGTGATTCAGCGGAAGTTATGTTCCTACCATGTGCGGAATCTTTCTTCCGCTTAGCAGGTAACTTTTCTTCCGGGGTAGTGGCGGTTTGACCTCTAAGACGGAAGCGGTGCAGCCGATATATGTTGGTTTTTCCGGCGCGATGCGCTACCGAAAGTAACTCAACTTCTTGTAATTCTCCTAGCACTATCCGAACTCGTCTTTCGCTCAAACCCATATCTCGTGCCAGTCGTGCCTGACCCGGAAACGCTGTTTCACCCCTGCCGCAATAAGAAAGTAACACCAGATAAAGTTTCAAGGCGGTTGGGCTACAAATATCACTCTTAAGTAATTCTACCGGAACCTGTACAAAGTAGCCGCCTTCTTGCTCTTGCTCGAAGACGAGCGTGGAAGAAGCCTGTTTTGAAGAAAGATTGGCAGCAGAATATGCTGAAATCGGTGTTTTGGGCATAAAAAATCCTCCATAACCCTTGACATGGAGAATCTCTTATGTTATTCTGTAAACGACAGAAAACAAAAGAAAGTCCTCCCTGTGAGGGCTATCGTACCTAGTGAAGATCCCCAATGGTTTAGCGGGCCGCGGGGATTTTCTTATTTTATAGACCTTTTAATCGATCATTTTCAGACAAACACCCGTTTAAACACGGGTTTATTTATATCCTCGGTTAGTCTTTGAAACTCCTTCCCCTCATAATAAGGGGTTATGCTTTGTCCTAAACATTTCCCGACTGATGTTATTCTACTAATTATTCAACCAATGAGTACAGGTTGTGAGAAAAATAAAGTCGGAACAAACGAAAATACACCCAGATTAGGTATAATTATCCCCTGAGCCGACCCCACTTATGAGCTGTATTGATGAGTCCCATTTTAGAGTGAATCTGAATTTTGTCAAGACATGAAAATAGTCGCATGGAATAATTGGATTCATATGCTTTATCATTGAATATTTTTGGGAAAAATAATATTGTCAGAAGGCTTAAGTAACAATCAGGTTACTAGAGTTTTTGGTCTTTATCCTCTATGTAATTCACCTGAAACATTGGCATGCTTTCAAACGGCAGGATATTGGGAAATTCCGCCAGAAAGTCGCTTATCTGGCGGTGACGGTTTATTGGAGGGTTTGGAATTACTGAAGCTGCTTGCGTAGCCCGCTTTTTCAAAAAGACATATCCCTTGCATTTAATATCAGAAATAAAAAAGGAGAGGCACCGAGCGCCTCCCACTTTTTTATTTCTGATTTTGTCTTTAATTCCTTAATTCGCAGCGGTTAAGGCTTCCTCAGACTCGCTATGTAAGCCTTCTAGATACTTCT contains:
- a CDS encoding ParB/RepB/Spo0J family partition protein, yielding MPSKDFTGAMNRQRSSLANGTGQGRLGVVGEIANPVRDELERASENLPVQEISLDRLHDNPFQELARPIIDETALQELVNSIRQNGFYGALLARQKRGAGDEYELAYGHRRREAARRAGLATLPVKVIELSDAQMARIMASENFSREDLTPLGEANIIGYLYTSQNLSAEAVAETVGKGRGWVQTRLALYQAPQDVKQMVETKPETMSHAKLLAQVNDLKKRALFIKDILENNLTVEQLREKLQDKKPSQPHIDNNFTSSITDADSDINHNVSRESNRDPLLERDSTLRRLDKLASRFELHVAERNYKLAEDEISYLEEIVERLNTLLSKLK
- a CDS encoding ATP-binding protein, with protein sequence MTEAELKKIIAQDEALTVEFKLDSEKQQALAEVLGAMANSIGGWLLVGVNDSGKIVGVTRPKMIIDRLYSAAATIEPPLHGRIKVESVDTKDGMVVAAYVPEGLLAIHSVAGVYRLRIGSYNKILTFDQAQALAYRRGILHYEQSSIQTLRLEDLRQASIERYMERRLSDYEDGSYANMSRFEILRNLGCAVEENGKQLPNVAAALFFSGTPDLFVPGAQIIAARFAGTNSDRVLDRITVRGTLPQIIDTTARFVEKNIRYRVQLPDTVGESMAAQDVPEYPVAAYREMIVNMVAHRDYYNIVPAHLMIFDDRIVAENPGGLLPGLSLKTLENRHRPRNPRIVEMLHTMGYVERFGSGIGRMRRAMEEANLPKPIFEADENYFRVTLQNSSLFVQETTTVQPFPTRKKPSAPPDPAEISLHEKALLQKMPLARLKHRQKEVLRYLIRNGKINNTTYREISGLSVDATLNDLRELLDLKLIMKIGTTGRAVYYILNPNLDKE
- a CDS encoding helix-turn-helix domain-containing protein, with the protein product MPKTPISAYSAANLSSKQASSTLVFEQEQEGGYFVQVPVELLKSDICSPTALKLYLVLLSYCGRGETAFPGQARLARDMGLSERRVRIVLGELQEVELLSVAHRAGKTNIYRLHRFRLRGQTATTPEEKLPAKRKKDSAHGRNITSAESHVESYLKESDSNMTEKVVAETVNAKKSEEEKEATNNSITEVEKELRKAGIKHDVARTLATLATSNGRDSHYINNLRQRVENNPALTNPVGYLVTLVRQNAEPVVPQATAPLGTGKGGAIDWSKYMPGGKYAYLARV